A window of Felis catus isolate Fca126 chromosome A3, F.catus_Fca126_mat1.0, whole genome shotgun sequence genomic DNA:
GGGAGCGAATCCTCATCAGTCCCACCTCAGGATGCAGGCTGCTGAGCTGGATCCCCTTGAAAGCAGAGGCTTCCCCTTCCAGGTGGGTGCCAACTTCTCCTGGGACAACGGCACCGGGCACAATGTCACCCTCCCCGAGCCGCTGCCACCCTTCTACGTGCTCCTGCCAACGGTGTACTCTGTGATCTGTGCCATGGGGCTGGCAGGTAACACAGCTATCATCTACGTGATTCGGAGGGTGCCCAAGACGAAAACAGTGAGCAACGTGTTCACCTTGAACCTGGCCGTCACCGATGGCCTCTTCACGCTGGTGCTGCCTGTCAGCATCACGGGGCACCTCCTGCAGCGCTGGCCCTTCGGGGAGCCGCTCTGCAAACTGGTGCTGGCCATCGCCCACTAcaacatcttctccagcatctactTCCCGGCCACCATGAGTGTGGATCGCTACCTGGTGGTGCTGGCCACCACACAGTGCCCCCGGGTGCCCCAGCGCACCCTCCGCGGAGCGAAGATCACCAGCCTCTGTGTCTGGATCGGTGGCACCATCATGGTCCTGCCCTTCTTCTCCTTTGCTGGCGTCTACAGCAGTCAGCTGCAGGTCACGAGTTGCGGGCTGATTTTCCCGCGGCCTGAGAGGGCCTGCTTCAAGGCCAGCCGCATCTACATGCTAGTCCTGGGCTTTGTGGTGCCCATGTGTACCCTCTGCGTGCTCTACGTGGACCTGTTGCGTCGGCTGCGGGCCCTGCGGCTCCTCTCCAGAACCAAAGCTCTGGGCAAAGCCAAGCGAAAGGTGACCACCCTGGTCCTGGCTGTGCTGGCCGTGGGCCTGCTCTGCTGGACGCCCTTCCACCTGGCCTCCGTCGTGGCCCTGACCACAGACGTGCCCCAGACGTCACTGGTCAGCGGCATGTCCTACATCGTCACCAGCCTCAGCTACGCCAGCTCCTGTCTCAACCCTTTCCCCTACGCCTTCCTGGATGAGAACTTCCAAAACAGCTTCCGCAGCACGTTCCGGTGCTCAGGGGCCTCAGCGCCCTCCGCAGAGCCCCCGTGTGTCTGCTAGGAAAAGCGCTGTTCCCTTTGGAGGAAAAGCTCACCTGCTCACGTCCCATCGCCACCTTCTccgcacagagagaggaagacccgtGAAGGCCGCCCACCGGACCTGCAGAGACGACCGCGACATCTTTCCCAGGTCTCTGCCACCTGGACAGCCCCTGGGCAGGCAGCCGCAGGGAGTCAGGTTCCGGCCCCACCCTGCCTGTCTGACCCCGGGCGCAACAGGCATCCTGACTCTACTCACCTGCAGAGAGGCGGACAGAAGACGTCCCCGGAGGCTCCTTCCCCGTCTTCCCTGACAATCATAATCTGGAGGGAAAGAAACCCACACTGTGATTGCATCCCGGGGCCGCCACTGCACTCCACACTCGGCACCCTTGGGCCGGCCCCTCCCAAGACAGTGCTGAGATGGCAAAAGTGCAAGCACCTGGGGCAGGAAAGCCAGGTGTTACTGCCAAGGCCACAGACTCAGTTATCAAATAAGGCCACGGAATGCATTCTCATGGCTTGAAACTTGGGCGGCATTTCACCAGGAGGCCTATGCCCACTTGGTGTCCTCTCTTGACCCTCCATGCTGTGTGGCCCATGCCCCTTTCGTGCCCTCCGTGTCATAGTCTGTGGCCACCAGGACCCTTCTTCCAGGACCTTTGGACCCCCACGGTCTAGAGGGGGCATCTGGTACTTGGATGGGCTGACATCCGGACCCCTCCTCCCTGGGTTGTGGCCTGGGGCCTAGATTCAGCCAGCAGGAGCCCTGTGCTGGACCTCTGGGGTCGGGGTGGGGACACTTAGCTGCTGGCTATCCAGAGACCTGAAGCCTCAGCCAGGCTCCCCCGCCCGTAGCCCCGCGGCTCCCGGCTGGTTCCACGCTTGGCGCCCTAGCTGTGCCAGTCTGTGCATCGTCTGGCATCTCCCAGGACCCTCCTCAGCTCGTGGTGCCCCAGGCCGGCTTCAGTCCTCATGGCACAGAGCTCCGAGCTGTCTGTCCAGCTGGCAGGCAACACCCACCACTCACCATCCGCGAGGC
This region includes:
- the NPBWR2 gene encoding neuropeptides B/W receptor type 2, with protein sequence MQAAELDPLESRGFPFQVGANFSWDNGTGHNVTLPEPLPPFYVLLPTVYSVICAMGLAGNTAIIYVIRRVPKTKTVSNVFTLNLAVTDGLFTLVLPVSITGHLLQRWPFGEPLCKLVLAIAHYNIFSSIYFPATMSVDRYLVVLATTQCPRVPQRTLRGAKITSLCVWIGGTIMVLPFFSFAGVYSSQLQVTSCGLIFPRPERACFKASRIYMLVLGFVVPMCTLCVLYVDLLRRLRALRLLSRTKALGKAKRKVTTLVLAVLAVGLLCWTPFHLASVVALTTDVPQTSLVSGMSYIVTSLSYASSCLNPFPYAFLDENFQNSFRSTFRCSGASAPSAEPPCVC